Proteins from one Cicer arietinum cultivar CDC Frontier isolate Library 1 chromosome 3, Cicar.CDCFrontier_v2.0, whole genome shotgun sequence genomic window:
- the ARF9 gene encoding auxin response factor 9 codes for MMLNHGGEDELYEQLWKACAGPRVEVPRAGQRVFYFPQGHMEQLEVSTNQELNQRIPLFKLPTKILCRVVNVHLLAEQETDEVYAQITLVPESNKIEPTSLDPCRAEPPRPKTHSFCKVLTASDTSTHGGFSVLRKHATECLPPLDMSQSTPTQELVAKDLHNYEWHFKHIFRGQPRRHLLTTGWSTFVTSKRLVAGDTFVFLRGNNGELRVGVRHLASPQSCMPLSVISGQSMHLGVLATASHAVATQTLFVVYYKPRMSQFIVSVNKFMEAMNQKFSVGMRFKMSFDGDDSPETDKRFSGTIIGEEDISSHWLNSKWRSLKVQWDEPASIPRPDRISPWEIEPLSASVPTSVQPPPPVKYKRPRLPSEVPDLGDTALGDSAYWEAGLTQSDITQVNVMSENKRSDNMHIWHHIQTDNNKISRNSISRNPTDGSWLSSPHSSCPSHLCQDASDDSKNVSVSPWPISKTNSEIPNNDRLINEVDKENKIEAATSCRLFGIDLNQNAANAYGVTSEGCAVTPLSRTDANHNMPDISKASKEMIQEQLQVSPKETPSKQINSRSCTKVQMQGVAVGRAVYLTALDGYNQLIDELEKLFDIKGQLQVRNKWEIVFTDDEGDMMLVGDDPWPEFCNMVRRIFICSSQDVNKMSSGTKLPISSIEETVISSDTTET; via the exons ATGATGTTGAATCATGGTGGAGAAGATGAACTTTATGAACAATTATGGAAGGCTTGTGCAGGACCTCGTGTTGAAGTTCCTCGTGCAGGACAAAGGGTCTTTTATTTTCCTCAAGGACACATGGAAcaa TTAGAAGTATCAACAAATCAGGAACTAAATCAAAGGATTCCATTGTTCAAACTTCCAACCAAGATCCTTTGTCGTGTGGTCAATGTCCATTTACTG GCTGAACAAGAAACAGATGAAGTTTATGCACAGATAACTTTGGTACCAGAATCTAAT AAAATTGAGCCTACAAGTCTTGATCCTTGTCGTGCTGAACCTCCAAGACCAAAAACTCACTCCTTCTGCAAGGTCTTAACTGCTTCTGATACTAGTACTCATGGTGGATTTTCTGTTCTTAGGAAACATGCCACTGAATGTCTTCCCCCTTTG GATATGTCTCAATCTACTCCAACTCAAGAGTTGGTTGCTAAGGATCTTCATAATTACGAATGGCACTTTAAGCATATATTTAGAG GTCAACCGCGTCGACACTTACTAACAACTGGATGGAGTACTTTTGTGACATCCAAAAGATTAGTTGCTGGAGATACTTTTGTGTTTCTGAG AGGAAACAATGGAGAATTACGCGTTGGAGTGAGGCATCTCGCTTCGCCGCAGAGCTGCATGCCTTTATCTGTGATTTCTGGTCAGAGCATGCACCTTGGAGTCCTTGCAACTGCATCTCATGCTGTTGCAACCCAAACTCTTTTTGTAGTATACTATAAGCCAAG GATGAGCCAGTTTATTGTAAGTGTGAACAAGTTCATGGAAGCTATGAACCAAAAATTTAGTGTTGGAATGAGGTTCAAGATGAGTTTTGATGGAGATGATTCACCTGAGACCGACAAAAG ATTTTCTGGCACAATAATTGGAGAAGAGGATATTTCTTCACATTGGTTGAATTCAAAATGGAGATCACTCAAG GTTCAATGGGATGAGCCTGCATCTATTCCAAGACCTGATAGAATTTCACCATGGGAGATCGAACCGCTTTCGGCTTCTGTTCCTACATCTGTTCAACCTCCTCCTCCTGTAAAATATAAAAGGCCTAGACTACCTAGTGAAGTTCCAGATCTTG GAGACACGGCACTAGGTGACTCTGCTTACTGGGAAGCTGGGTTGACACAATCAGATATAACACAAGTTAATGTTATGTCTGAAAACAAAAGGAGTGACAATATGCATATATGGCATCATATACAAACTGATAATAACAAAATCAGCAGAAATAGTATATCGAGGAATCCGACAGATGGAAGTTGGCTATCTTCTCCTCATTCTAGTTGTCCTTCTCATTTGTGTCAAGACGCGTCTGACGATAGCAAGAATGTCTCGGTCTCACCTTGGcctatttcaaaaacaaactcaGAAATACCGAACAATGATCGTTTGATTAATGAAGTTGACAAGGAGAACAAAATAGAGGCTGCTACAAGCTGTAGATTGTTTGGCATTGACCTTAATCAGAATGCAGCAAATGCATATGGAGTCACCTCTGAAGGATGTGCTGTCACCCCTTTGTCAAGAACTGATGCAAACCATAATATGCCTGATATCTCAAAGGCTTCAAAAGAAATGATACAAGAACAGCTACAAGTATCACCAAAAGAAACTCCCAGCAAGCAAATCAATAGCAGAAGTTGTACTAAG GTTCAAATGCAGGGCGTTGCGGTGGGTCGTGCGGTGTACTTGACCGCGTTGGATGGATATAATCAACTTATAGATGAACTGGAGAAGCTTTTTGACATAAAGGGACAACTCCAAGTAAGGAATAAGTGGGAAATTGTCTTCACTGATGATGAAGGGGATATGATGCTTGTTGGTGATGATCCGTGGCC GGAATTCTGCAATATGGTGAGAAgaattttcatttgttcaagccaAGATGTTAACAAAATGAGCTCAGGGACTAAATTGCCTATCTCATCAATAGAAGAGACTGTAATAAGCTCAGACACAACTGAGACATGA